One genomic window of Mus musculus strain C57BL/6J chromosome 4, GRCm38.p6 C57BL/6J includes the following:
- the Zfp933 gene encoding uncharacterized protein LOC242747 isoform X1, with protein MLETYRNLSAIGYNWEAHPTEEHCQSSRRRGRHERSPTGEEPYECNKSGKAFAYHHYPQWHERIHTGEKPYEVIQYGEDFVYHSSLQIYKRIAIGEKPYECNQCGKAFTYHSQLRRHKRTHTGEKPYKCNQCDKAFSQNGHLIIHKRTHTGEKPYECNQCGKAFTDQSQLRIHKRAHTGEKPYKCNQCDKAFLQNINLRIHKRAHTGEKPYKCNQCDKAFAQNGHLIIHKRTHTGEKPYECNQCGKAFADQSQLRIHRRIHTGEKPYKCNQCDKAFAQHSNLRIHKRTHTGEKPYECNQCDKAFLQNINLKIHKRAHTGEKSYECSQCGKAFARYYHLQCHERIHTEEKPYKCNQCDKVFSQSHSLQIHKRTHTGEKPYVCNQCGKAFADNSHLRRHKRTHTGEKPYECNQCGSAFSQNSYLRIHKRTHTGEKHFE; from the exons atgctggagacctacaggaACCTCAGTGCCATAG GCTACAATTGGGAAGCCCATCCTACTGAAGAACATTGTCAAAGCTCTAGAAGACGTGGAAG gcatgaaagaagtccCACTGGAGAGGAGCCTTATGAATGTAATAAaagtggtaaagcctttgcatatcaccATTATCCTCAGtggcatgaaagaattcatactggagagaaaccctatgaagtTATTCAGTATGGTGAAGACTTTGTATATCACAGTAGTCtccaaatatataaaagaatagctattggagagaaaccttatgaatgtaatcagtgtgggaAAGCATTTACATATCATAGTCAACTTCgaagacataaaagaacacatactggggagaaaccctacaaatgcaatcaatgtgataaagccttttcacaaaatGGTCATCTCataatacataaaagaacacatactggagagaaaccttatgaatgcaatcagtgtgggaaagcctttacaGATCAAAGTCAACTTCGAATACATAAACgagcacatactggagagaagccctacaaatgcaatcaatgtgataaagctttTTTGCAAAACATTAATCTCAGAATACATAAACGAGCACATACCGgggagaaaccctacaaatgcaatcaatgtgataaagcctttgcgCAAAATGGTCATCTCATaatacacaaaagaacacataccggagagaaaccctatgaatgtaatcagtgtgggaAAGCGTTTGCAGATCAAAGTCAACTTCGAATACATagaagaatacatactggagagaagccctacaaATGCAAccagtgtgataaagcctttgcacaGCATAGTAATCTCCGAATACATAAAaggacacatactggagagaaaccctatgaatgtaatcaatgtgataaagcgtTTTTACAAAACATTAATCTTAAGATACATAAAAGAGCACATACTGGCGAGAAATCTTATGAATGTAGtcagtgtggaaaagcctttgcaCGTTACTATCATCTTCAATGTCATGAACGAATTCATACtgaagagaaaccttacaaatgtaatcaatgtgataaagtctTTTCTCAATCACATAGTCTCCAAATACACAAAaggacacatactggagagaaaccttatgtatgtaatcaatgtggtaaagcctttgcagataATAGTCACCTTCGAAGACATAAAAGAacgcatactggagagaaaccctatgaatgtaatcagtgtggttcAGCCTTTTCACAAAACAGCTATCTCAGAATACACAAAAGAACgcacactggagagaaacactTTGAATAA
- the Zfp933 gene encoding uncharacterized protein LOC242747 isoform 1 (isoform 1 is encoded by transcript variant 1): protein MDAVSYDDVHVNFTQEEWVLLDPSQKSLYKDVMLETYRNLSAIGYNWEAHPTEEHCQSSRRRGRHERSPTGEEPYECNKSGKAFAYHHYPQWHERIHTGEKPYEVIQYGEDFVYHSSLQIYKRIAIGEKPYECNQCGKAFTYHSQLRRHKRTHTGEKPYKCNQCDKAFSQNGHLIIHKRTHTGEKPYECNQCGKAFTDQSQLRIHKRAHTGEKPYKCNQCDKAFLQNINLRIHKRAHTGEKPYKCNQCDKAFAQNGHLIIHKRTHTGEKPYECNQCGKAFADQSQLRIHRRIHTGEKPYKCNQCDKAFAQHSNLRIHKRTHTGEKPYECNQCDKAFLQNINLKIHKRAHTGEKSYECSQCGKAFARYYHLQCHERIHTEEKPYKCNQCDKVFSQSHSLQIHKRTHTGEKPYVCNQCGKAFADNSHLRRHKRTHTGEKPYECNQCGSAFSQNSYLRIHKRTHTGEKHFE from the exons ATG GATGCAGTGAGCtatgatgatgtgcatgtgaacttcactcaggaAGAATGGGTTTTGttggatccttcccagaagagtctctacaaagatgtgatgctggagacctacaggaACCTCAGTGCCATAG GCTACAATTGGGAAGCCCATCCTACTGAAGAACATTGTCAAAGCTCTAGAAGACGTGGAAG gcatgaaagaagtccCACTGGAGAGGAGCCTTATGAATGTAATAAaagtggtaaagcctttgcatatcaccATTATCCTCAGtggcatgaaagaattcatactggagagaaaccctatgaagtTATTCAGTATGGTGAAGACTTTGTATATCACAGTAGTCtccaaatatataaaagaatagctattggagagaaaccttatgaatgtaatcagtgtgggaAAGCATTTACATATCATAGTCAACTTCgaagacataaaagaacacatactggggagaaaccctacaaatgcaatcaatgtgataaagccttttcacaaaatGGTCATCTCataatacataaaagaacacatactggagagaaaccttatgaatgcaatcagtgtgggaaagcctttacaGATCAAAGTCAACTTCGAATACATAAACgagcacatactggagagaagccctacaaatgcaatcaatgtgataaagctttTTTGCAAAACATTAATCTCAGAATACATAAACGAGCACATACCGgggagaaaccctacaaatgcaatcaatgtgataaagcctttgcgCAAAATGGTCATCTCATaatacacaaaagaacacataccggagagaaaccctatgaatgtaatcagtgtgggaAAGCGTTTGCAGATCAAAGTCAACTTCGAATACATagaagaatacatactggagagaagccctacaaATGCAAccagtgtgataaagcctttgcacaGCATAGTAATCTCCGAATACATAAAaggacacatactggagagaaaccctatgaatgtaatcaatgtgataaagcgtTTTTACAAAACATTAATCTTAAGATACATAAAAGAGCACATACTGGCGAGAAATCTTATGAATGTAGtcagtgtggaaaagcctttgcaCGTTACTATCATCTTCAATGTCATGAACGAATTCATACtgaagagaaaccttacaaatgtaatcaatgtgataaagtctTTTCTCAATCACATAGTCTCCAAATACACAAAaggacacatactggagagaaaccttatgtatgtaatcaatgtggtaaagcctttgcagataATAGTCACCTTCGAAGACATAAAAGAacgcatactggagagaaaccctatgaatgtaatcagtgtggttcAGCCTTTTCACAAAACAGCTATCTCAGAATACACAAAAGAACgcacactggagagaaacactTTGAATAA